In Granulicatella elegans, one genomic interval encodes:
- a CDS encoding DNA translocase FtsK — MSIEIVMAILILIQFLAIFKLGFLGRFFANSIRFFVGDLLIYAGIVGILASIGVLFRGRIHSIPKKWIWVVTCLLIAIFLWVEVAVFSNHVQEGGQLFKEIIARYAIDFKANAIEQNLGSGMIGALFYTVTYFLVSQWGTYLTIGILFLMAIFVAFEIHLKDVFEVLRNWTAQIQHQLEEKKVEKESRVREAEVEVVETKPKEKKASLIDKMKHFVFDEEEEEWEFEEISPEVTSPSVIKPVVEEEFVQPKREEPTSFSPFIEPTQEEEDTEDLEDFAINGGTDDSDYQLPPLTLLNPIPSSDQSDEKMIVEKNLKILERTFESFGVEAKVMPNPLVGPAVTKFEIKPAIGVKVSKIVNLSDDIALALAAKDIRIEAPIPGKPYVGIEVPNSKTSFVAFSDVIQAALQSPKPLDVPLGRDISGNVRLCDISKMPHLLIAGSTGSGKSVCINGIITSILMKTKPHEVKLMMIDPKMVELNGYNGIPHLLTPVVTNPRKAAQALKKVVTEMEKRYEMFAAMGMKNIDGYNAHVASYNAETGEENPLLPYIVVIVDELADLMMVASNEVEDAIIRLAQMARAAGIHMILATQRPSVDVITGIIKANVPSRIAFAVSSGTDSRTIIDSSGAEKLLGRGDMLYIPMGENKPIRVQGAYLTDEEVERIVEFVKTQQEVEYDETMMLPETSEGSSDDPEDDLFYEVLEMIRELETISTSYIQRRFKIGFNRAARLIEELEARGYVGPSEGSKPRKVNLDAFSHDNEPQDPPIG; from the coding sequence ATGTCGATTGAAATTGTAATGGCAATTTTGATTCTAATTCAATTTTTAGCCATTTTTAAATTAGGATTTTTAGGAAGATTTTTTGCCAATAGTATTCGTTTTTTTGTAGGAGATTTATTGATATATGCGGGGATTGTTGGAATACTCGCTTCAATAGGAGTTTTATTCCGCGGGAGAATACATTCCATTCCGAAAAAATGGATTTGGGTCGTTACGTGTCTGTTGATTGCGATTTTTCTTTGGGTAGAAGTGGCTGTATTTAGTAATCATGTTCAAGAAGGCGGTCAGTTATTTAAAGAAATTATAGCTCGTTATGCGATTGATTTTAAAGCAAATGCTATCGAACAGAATTTGGGTTCCGGAATGATTGGGGCATTGTTTTATACGGTGACGTATTTCTTAGTTTCTCAATGGGGAACTTATTTGACCATTGGCATCCTTTTTTTAATGGCTATTTTTGTAGCATTTGAGATTCATTTAAAAGATGTTTTTGAAGTGTTAAGAAATTGGACTGCTCAAATTCAACATCAACTGGAAGAAAAAAAAGTAGAAAAAGAATCTCGTGTACGGGAAGCTGAAGTAGAAGTTGTTGAAACAAAACCAAAAGAAAAGAAAGCTTCTTTAATCGACAAGATGAAACATTTTGTTTTTGATGAAGAGGAAGAAGAGTGGGAGTTTGAAGAAATTTCTCCTGAAGTAACATCACCATCTGTTATAAAACCAGTTGTAGAAGAAGAATTTGTTCAACCGAAAAGAGAAGAGCCAACTTCTTTCAGTCCTTTTATCGAACCAACACAAGAAGAGGAAGATACAGAAGACTTAGAAGACTTTGCCATTAATGGTGGAACGGATGATTCCGATTACCAATTACCACCATTAACGTTATTAAATCCAATTCCATCTTCTGATCAATCCGATGAGAAGATGATTGTTGAGAAAAATCTCAAAATTTTAGAACGAACATTTGAAAGTTTTGGAGTAGAGGCAAAAGTGATGCCAAATCCATTAGTAGGGCCTGCTGTAACGAAATTTGAAATTAAGCCTGCTATTGGAGTGAAGGTTAGTAAAATTGTGAATTTAAGTGATGATATTGCTTTAGCTCTTGCTGCAAAAGATATTCGTATTGAAGCGCCAATTCCTGGAAAACCTTATGTAGGAATTGAAGTTCCAAATAGTAAAACAAGTTTTGTGGCCTTCAGTGATGTCATTCAAGCAGCTCTTCAATCACCAAAACCATTGGATGTCCCATTGGGAAGAGATATTTCTGGAAATGTTCGATTATGTGATATTTCTAAAATGCCTCACTTATTAATTGCTGGTTCAACTGGTAGCGGGAAGTCAGTGTGTATTAATGGGATTATTACAAGTATTTTGATGAAGACAAAACCTCATGAAGTTAAATTAATGATGATTGACCCGAAAATGGTAGAGTTAAATGGCTATAATGGGATTCCTCATTTATTAACGCCTGTTGTGACAAATCCAAGAAAAGCAGCGCAAGCTTTGAAAAAAGTTGTGACTGAAATGGAAAAACGTTATGAAATGTTTGCCGCAATGGGGATGAAAAATATCGATGGTTATAATGCGCATGTAGCTTCTTATAATGCTGAAACTGGAGAAGAGAATCCATTACTCCCATATATTGTAGTAATTGTGGATGAGTTAGCTGACTTAATGATGGTTGCAAGTAATGAAGTCGAAGATGCGATTATTCGTTTAGCACAAATGGCTCGTGCAGCGGGGATTCATATGATTTTAGCAACGCAACGTCCATCAGTTGATGTTATTACGGGAATTATTAAAGCAAATGTGCCTTCAAGAATTGCCTTTGCAGTATCTAGTGGTACAGATTCACGTACGATTATTGATTCAAGTGGTGCTGAAAAATTACTTGGTAGAGGGGATATGTTATACATTCCAATGGGTGAGAATAAGCCGATTCGTGTACAAGGAGCTTATTTAACCGATGAAGAAGTAGAAAGAATTGTTGAGTTTGTAAAAACACAACAAGAAGTGGAATATGATGAGACAATGATGCTACCCGAAACATCAGAAGGAAGTTCGGATGATCCTGAAGATGATTTATTTTATGAAGTATTAGAAATGATTCGAGAATTAGAAACGATTAGTACATCTTATATTCAACGTCGATTTAAAATTGGATTCAATCGTGCCGCTCGTTTAATTGAAGAATTAGAAGCAAGAGGTTACGTAGGGCCTTCAGAAGGAAGTAAGCCAAGAAAAG
- a CDS encoding DUF1033 family protein — translation MYCVIQTKGVDEPWWMMDDWKEMIALEEFCSSIEEAKKRYQELVETYTVQYQKKREKQFSCAFWNENECEYCESCEDCLQLYYGVLILTPEGKLYSEGE, via the coding sequence ATGTATTGTGTTATCCAAACAAAAGGAGTCGATGAACCTTGGTGGATGATGGACGACTGGAAAGAGATGATTGCTTTAGAAGAATTTTGTTCCAGTATAGAAGAAGCAAAAAAACGTTATCAAGAATTAGTAGAAACATATACAGTGCAATATCAAAAGAAACGTGAGAAGCAGTTTTCTTGTGCATTTTGGAATGAAAATGAATGTGAATATTGTGAGTCCTGTGAAGATTGTTTGCAACTCTATTATGGAGTCCTCATTTTAACACCAGAAGGAAAACTATATTCAGAAGGAGAGTAA